The Lasioglossum baleicum chromosome 7, iyLasBale1, whole genome shotgun sequence genomic sequence CGTTTGGCCCCCGGTGTGTGTGCTCTCTGTCCCTCTGCTCTCGCAATTTCGTATCTTGTCCCCGATCTTTCCGTTCCGTTCACTCGATTCTTTTTTTCGTCCGTCGACCGGGAGAAGCTGTTGCCGTTACTACCTCTTTCTGGCTCGTTGATATAACTGGACGGAAAATACGTGGCTCGGCGTTGCGACTCGCGTCAACACTATCCACTCTAGGCCACGTGCGAATTCGCCCACCCGATACAGCCGATCCCGAACTATTTCACTGGAATATCCAAGAAAAAATCATGCTATCACTGCACACCTCTCGAGACTATTTCCTTTAAGTAAGAAAGCCTGGCCGTCGCACGATCCCTTCACGGTGGGAAACGAATTTCGATGGTAATGCCGGGTCTCGTCACGGTAAAACAAATCGTACAAGCACAATGTTACCGGCGACCCTAACGGTAGCCGTAAGAGACGAGTTTATTATGGGCCTGGTAATGCGGCAGGTAAACGTATACGTGGCTGTGAACTGGTGGGCACATGCTATGCTATCGACGGAGTGGCGGAGGACGAAATagtgagagaaaaaaaaatacagcTGACACCACGCCGAACTACACTGACACGGAGATACTCGCTGACTGGGGCCGTCGCTAGTCGTAAACCAACCGAACGCCCGCCTGTGGGACCGATCACCGCCGAGACTAACCGAACGGCCACGAATGCGAACGAAGCGCACACGAACGTTCCCGATCTCTACCGATCGAGAGTTTCACGAAACTTGCAGGTTCGCGCGCTCTCACGACGGgaatagaaatcaattttttcaacttcGGTGAATTTTATTGGGGTTTGTCTCGCTTTATGTACATTGTATAAGCTCGTAAAATAATaatcctctctctcttcctctcgctcGGTTTCGTTCGAATTtgacatttatgacaagaatagagtaggtgtaatttaaacgaGTAAAACCATTAGCGGGATTTAAAAATACTAGTATGTACATTGTTTTCTtccacttcactccagtttgttgcaattcaggtagaaacttTTTTTTGTATAGTAATTGTATAAAATCGAAGTGCAATAAAATCATTTCAAGTATAATAAAATCATTTCCAATGTATATGTTTTTTAATCAATTTCAGATTGGTTTCAAGAATTTCAATTTGCCCAGAAATGACAAGTCGATGATGGGAACACGTTCACTGACCAAGTGTATCTTATGAAACCGGAAATTCCTATCACTGTTATCGACTTTCATCGATCATACAAGAGgctttactttttttttaagaGACAGAACAAGCACTTCGTGATAACACTTGCTCGAAGTGCGTGGGGACAGAGAAATATTGTTGCCATTTTAAACCTACAAAAATGACaacgctctatttatttagattttgtgcaatttttaaaacaataccttttatggttaaagaaatttatcgaatcaatttccacgtaagcaacttcataatttcaataattgtaagacgaaaaatataaaaccggtcacatcacattatacattttagacTAAATtagttcaatgtaatttttacgatattgtcaaaaataaaccgttagatagtgctgattatttattaaatggaattcatttagtgttaatatccttttcctttaaatatctcgaaacaagaaataatgacagaccactttcataattatgaacaCAAACGATTTTCTTTCATTTCAGCCATATCGAAAATTTGAAACTGGGTCGGCGTTGGCTAACGAATATACCGTACCTTACAAAGCGAAAATTCGATCAAGTAAAACGCAGAAAAATCCTAAGACTTTACAAACTTGCGTTCATAAGAAAAAAGGAAACACTAGAATAGACGAGCAGGATTTTCGAGATGCGTTTCGCGCGATGTCTCGAATCGCACTGTTCCACCGCGAACGATCTTTGAATTACTAACGCAAGTTTCGACGATCCCCACCATACGCGGTCCCACTCGATCTTGCAGCTTACCTCTAATCATTGCAATTAGTATTTCGCCGCTATCGCGAGCGAAGCGTAGTACTCCTCTGTCGTCGCACCGATCCGGATATCGGAGTGTCGTTTCGTTATTATAGTAGTTTTCCATGGAAAGACAGGCATATTAACACTTTGGCTGGCATGTCGCACGCATATTAACACAAGTGACACATGTTAATCCTCGGTCGCTGGTCCCCGGATCTATTTAATTTGGACTTACATAAGCTCTATCTCATTCGCGATTCCATCTGAATGCAATTTTCCTAATATTtaatatctcaaagaagctcGAGCTGTTTTCATTTATTCCAGAAACATTACTCCGTTTTAAACTGTGTATAACATACAATAACAAGACTGAACTCGTTCGAATCTCTACGATATTTATTGTAACACTTGCTCGGATAATAAAGTTTATTCTTATATTCACAacatttttgtgatttcaactGTAAGAGAAAACAATTTTGGCGCATacagtagttctagtgttaagatGAACTGCAACATTCTTGAAAGAACTGACACCGGACAGGCAAAACATTCGCGATGCCAAAGATAACCGAAAATTTTCTCAGTGATCTCGAACTCCGCAGAGGTATCAGCATGGCTGTCAGTGAAAGTGTTAAAACAGCTATGCCGATCGATTCCGCGCAGATTTCCGCGAGCGTGTGGCCGCGTTAAAGCTTCTTCGCGATAACCGTGACAGGTTTGAACAGGGTGCACCTGTTTTTCGTTGGTAATCCGGCATCGTGCTAGCCAGCTGTTCCTCGTGGAATCAGAGTCGACTGTCTCGATCCCTCTCGTGTACTTTGCCCAAGTTCTTTTTTTAGACAGCAATAAATTTTCGGTAAACGATCGCAAGCCCGACCGGACGGCGAGATGATTTGCGTCGTCGATGGGATCCAGGGAACCTTGAACGAGATCGTCGGTTGTTTTGCTCGATCTTTCTTTTCCCTCCAGGCCAGGTCTTCTTGTTGTTCTTGTTCCGTTCTCCTAACGAGCTTCCTCCGATGAAATAAGTTTCTTGCGTATCGTGTGCTCTTCGTGGGCGCTCGGCCGGATCTTCGCTGCGGCGAGAATTACGCAGGTTCGATCGGAAGAAGGTTTGTTCACTGGTGAGGATTCCGTCGCCGTGGAAGTCGTGTCAGCGTCCTCTCTCGCTGTATTTTTAGATCGAGCGTgtctcgacgacgacgacacccGTTTTATCTTCCTCTTGCGACTTTTATCAGGTTTCTTTGTTCCTCGCGGCGAACGACGCTCCCAATTCGACGGGGATGTGCTCGAGTTCCGTCCCTCCGTTTCCGAACTGAATTCAGAACGACGATCAATTCGCGCGGTCATCCAAgcacagtagaacctcgctcgttgcaaCCTCGTATGGGTGGCTAATAGATTTTTCTTTATCCGCAACGCGTACGCAATCGCTGGGccgtgaatgagtctgatccgccacgctccgaggtgaaacgcttcAATTTTTGCACGCGTTTTCAGGCCCGTTACGCGCAACGGGCGAGGTTCTACTGTGTGTAGTTTTCAAGGGTACGATCGAATGATCTACGCGATTTATCCGCGACGCGACCACGGATGGCTGACAATCGGGCTCGGTGACCCGACGCCGCTTATCGGCGACCCCTTACATTCAAATGCGATTTTAATTGAAACTGCCATCCTGATTTATGGAACACCGGTCTATTCTTGCTGTAAAAAATGGGTCTGTTTATGAGCACACGATCGGATTACCTTGTGCTGTCCAACGATACGCTGGTGGATTCGTCGGCGAAGGCCTCCGGAGAGTGATACCAACGACACGATCCGCACAAAAGCCTGCGAATCATCTAGAAAGAATCAGAAACCATTCGAGTGGAACAAGAAAATCAAATCAGATTTATAACTTAAATTGCTTCCAATGTTTGCTTAAAATCCAGGTAAACTAATAATATAAGACTAtggatttttcgttgaataaagATTATTTGCATCGATCacaattttggaatataatgtacattctaATTATTTCCCTCCCTGTTcgtctctcgatcaagccggttaatcaaGGTCCTACTGTACATGGAAGCTcctcaattcttctaatctactcatttttaccaTGAATGCATGAAACCGTGATAAAAGGCGGGAGTAAGAGAAAAAGGTATACATTTAATACAGCAATTTATCGTTCACCTTTGTAATTAAATAGACTAGGAAGATCTGAATGATCACCAACGTGCTCGTCATAACATAAGCAACGATGACGATCCTGAGTAGGATAGGGCCGATGATCTCGGTGCAGCCGTTCGTGTTGATCGTTTTCACATCGTCTCCTTGGATTTCTGTGTGCTCGCACGGCGCCATAGCTTGCAAGTTGCAACAACTGAATGGGACACCGCGATCCCTATATACCTCGTCGGATATTCTGCTTTGAACCGCCATTTCCTCCCGGGATGCATAATCCACGCCCTAATCGAACAATATCTCCCATGAAATATTTCACGCAGTTCATCCGGAAAGTTCTCGGAAtggaatcgaaagtcaaatttCAAGGATTCGAACTGATTTTATGATTAGTATGTTCCAGGATTAAATGTTCTAGTAACACGTTCGCTGAAATGATCATAGATTGAAATCTTAAGAATCTCTTGAGAATTTTGGAAGTTTAAtgttgaaatactttttggatctaCTGTAGATAGAATAATTATTAGCTACTAATGGACGTACATATTTGAATGAAACTGTCTTTAACGAAAAGGAGGCCATTCCACGAACTTTCTGGACAAACTGTGTTTACCCGAAGGGCTTTCCATTTTCACGTGTTTTATACCGTGTTGCGAGTTACCCTTCTTGAATCGTGGATTCACCTGCCAGTCAAGGTGGAACCAGTCTGTGTAGGAAGTATGGCCGCAGCATTGGAAGATGAACTGTATCTCATCGATCGCGTACTTGTACGACGCTGCGCTCGCGTACAGCCGCATCGaattgttgaaaatttcgatCAACGAATCCTGTCTGAGGCTAATGTGATACCCGATGGAGACTAAAGTGGTCGCGTTCATTATCGCGCAGATCGCAATTGCTATCAGCAAGCATCTCAGCACCCGCCTGGTCTCCGCGCAGCAACGTGGCTCCTTTCGGCTAGATAATTCACGAAACTCAATAAGCAAGCGATTGTATCTACACGAATTTCTATCtacagtgaaccacagtaaCACTCGGACACTTTTAGCACTAAAACtatcgagcactgaaagcgattagaaCGTTTTAGCTGATAAAAACGACAAGGCTCTATTCATTTAGAttacgtgcaatttttattgcaatatgcgcTTGGACAAAGAAATCTATCGAATCATTTTACATGTAAGCAacatcataatttcaataattataaaattaaaaatgtaggaccggtcatttgaccggcgatggtaggtttagtgttaaatggaCGAGAACTGTTTATAACATCAGATCATACGACTTGGATATTTTcttagaagttagagcaattagtttactgtatAGTGATTCACTGTATCGCCTTCTTTCCGACGGAGGCAATTAACAGACATTTTTAAAAGAGCAACTTACGCGCGTGTACTGCGAACAGTGAACAAAGCAGTCGGCAGGCCCACGCTGACGTTTACCAAGGTAAGTATGACAGGTGGCAAACCACCCGCGAATCGAATGATCTGCCATTCAGCGAATATCTCCAGGATCAACATGAAGAATCGTTTAGCTTCGAAGATGGCGAGGGTGACTGCCACGCCATAACCGAACTTCACCTCCCAACCACAATTGCAAGGTGACCTCTCATTTCTTTTGAATACCACGTTGTTCCGGTTGCTCTCGTTGCACGACATTCAATGATAATTACCGCTCTCAGTAATTACGTTAGCATATCTACTCGTCGGCCGTTTTACCTGAAAATATCTTCTGAGCGGCCGACTTCAACAGTAAACGTTCATTAGTCGGTTTTAAATTGCGCTAACTCATCTTTctgataaatgtataaaatccgcagtctctctCTACTCGTAAAGCTTTCAATGAAACTCGTTGCttgaaaataagaaatttaaGGATCCGTTTACCCAACTAAGTAAACAGAGGAAGAACAACAGGGTATCGTTGCAGCGTCACGTGCGCCAATTGAGAATAATTTCGACCGGAAGTCGAAAATGAAGGAAAACATGTTTTCCCAAGGACGAGGCGCAATTACATTGTTACGCTGCAGCCGTAATTGAGGTGCACGAGATTCCGAAGCTTTCTATGCGCAATTCTATCGTGAATCAAATAGCGCGCGAATCGTTATTCGCTCACGGAAAAACAAGATTTAACGAACCGCATTGTTTATACGTCATTCGTGTCGCAACCGATTTCGACGTCGCGGACTACATCTGTTCCCGTGTTTATCGGGATGTCGCGATGTCGTATCTACACTCCAAGGTTAATTGACTCCGTATGCAAAGCTTCTCTGGCGGTCGTTCGACTCGTCTCAGATACTGACCTATGATTCGATTAACGATGATCTTTTAATTAAACGTAACGAACGTTTCTGCTGGGTGGATCGGATCTAAATTCGAATGATTCCGCACGCACCATAACAATGAATATTCCGAATAGTTAATCAGTCACAATCTCGACGGAGGCTTCGTACGTGTGTAATCCTCTTTGCACCGAACACCTTTCGCGCATCTTctcattaattattaaataacgaAAGCGCGAGGAAATCTTTTCGTTCGCCGAACAGCGGAGCATATGTGATTAAGTCATTATAATATCAGTGACAAAATTTCAATTGCGatgtgaaaataaattcaaatccTGTAAATCTTGTGCTGTCTTTTTGTCCCGTGTGGTTTTTGTAGAATAATTCCGAAGTAATTTGATTCGAGCAATTTGTAGGTTCGTAAAGAGAGCCAGCTTGTGAATGACATAAACAACCTGTCCAAGTTGAACGCGCGAAAGAGTTCGAGAACAGTTTTACGATCTCCGCGTTCAAGAGATCCTCCGGCTTTCTCTGCCGATGGAAGACTCACCAGACGCCATGATGCGAGAGATAAGGCAGCCTCTTATGAAATTTTATGTTTATCCACGGTTTTAAGGTTCTGCTTGAGAAACGACGTGAACAACGCGTCGACGATGGGTCATTGTCTTTGGAACTGATTTCACTGGTGTTTCATTGACCAGGCGGATCGGCGTAcagtttaataatttattatcgtGAAAATAGCTACACGAAGCgtgtatttataacaattagactgcggatctttacgcaaaataaacatGTCCCCGTTAGTAGTCtttttacgttgaaaacaacGTAACGATATAGTCTTagcttttttatatttttcactgttttacatttcacccagTTAATTCCTTCGTAAATGATTATCCATCCGCcgcctaataataataattacacgcTGAATTGTAGGTCTGCGATATTTACAAAACAGTTGCAGGATTATTCAAGATTCAGAATCAGTTGCAAATATTGTCAACGATTATATTACAGTACAAAATTAGATGCCTTTAAATTATTACATAGTTCGTGTAGCGCGATATCTGAAAAACACGTATTTCTCGTTTAAGCTCGCGTATGCAGTGTTTATACTTTCATATCTCTCAACAAAAGGCGTTCAGTATAAAATAATGTACGTAGGTACACATACTTTTACAGTAGAAACGTTCACAACAAAGCAGCTTTCACATTAGCTTTCTTCGCTAATCTCGCAGTTAGTGTCGCACCCTTACTTCTCGCTAAATATGCGATCCCAACATTTCAACAGCCCCAACATTAACAACGCACGAACAACTTAAAAACTACGTTTAACAAATTAATTAGCGCTGTGATCTCCGCAGGTACTACGTGTAGAACACTTATCGCTAATGCTTATCTCCTAATGAAGCGTTTTCGTCCGTAATGTAATACTATCAACCGGTAAGAACGTGTTAAATTTCAGTGTCAACTCAACGGTTCCCACGTTCTTTCTGTTTCGCGTTCGTTTCGAACGTTATGACGTTTACTGGTACACCAAACATGTTTGCTCAAGCATTTCTCGCGCGGATTCGATGAATGAGAGACAACCTTACGTATTCTGAATGGCGTAACGCCTCGCAACGATCGCGTTGCTTCGGTTCAAATCACTTTGTATTTGTATATGTTCACGTAGGAATTCTTAATACCGTAGGTCCAGAATGCCAGGAATGGCAGTCTCTCGATTATGTACATGGTCATTCGCATTTGACCGTTGAAGTATGCTCGGAAAAGTGACGACCACCACCGCGTAGTCGCCAGTAAGTATTTGTGCACCATTAGCTGAAGATTCAGGATGAATCTTCCGTACCAGGACAGGTGTGATGTgtctgaaaatattttccgtttTTAAGCCTTGTTTGATTTCGATATTGCAACGATGTCGATTACCTGTTTTCAAGGAATGATTGTTGTTGGTGGCGCTCGAGGATGCCAATGTGAGGGTGAACACGACGAACGCATCCGAATCCAAGTACGGATTCAATGGCCAGAGACCTTCTATCAGTGTCCGGCTCATTTCAGTGAAAGCTTTGTTCTTGTTGGCAAGACTCGGCAAAAATACCTCGTCCAACACACGTCTGCAAAGAGCGCGCGTCTCTTCGACATTCCCCGCGCAGAGGTTgtatctgtcgaataaaaatcAGCTTTTGTACACACGATTTTTCAAAGTGCAAGACCAAAATGAAGTTTTTCTCGCTACGGACTTGTCTTCCATTCCGAGCATGCTGCCGACAACGTGCCAGAAATGAATCAGTCCCTCGAGTTCCTCGGAACTGTTGTTCACCCCAAGATAGTCTCCAGCCAAAACGGTGAATCCCATGAATCCGAACTGAGCCAACGCCATGTCCAATTGTGAGACACGTCCGAGTCCTGCCTCGGAACTTTTGCGAAACGCCACACAGTGCTTTTTTCGGACGATTTTCAAAGAGTCGAGGAACCTGCAAAGAATGGAATCAGAGTTATGTTGATttgtaagaaaaaataaaaaaggcaaacAGGGGAGGTTCAGGGCCTGCTTAAGCCCCGTAGCAAAAAGCCAGCGAAAATATTAAAtgggaacgtcagggcaccgcatcaaaGAGAAgctatttttctcgtgaaaaatactcCGCTTAAAATGTCCTACTTTCAATATGTTCAttacaactattatatttattaaattgtactattttcttcatttccgaggtctgtggacatttgggaagcaatgttcatatattaggtatcgatacgagaaagttcgtttttgggcagaaaggcacacgattttccaatccagaccactgttaGGCGCCGAAACATGAATGATATTTttgttaaaacaaaaaaaatgggCATTCATTGTGCCTGTTTAAAAAGGTGCGCTACATTTGCACGCAAGCGGCCCTGATAGAAAGCCTAGGGCCTAGGGCCTCGTGATAAAatttgctacgggccccgcgctgGCTTAATCCGGCACTGAGGAGGTTGTATAGTGTGAATAAatagtataaataatataactatAGTATAAATATAGTGTATAAACATTGAGTAACAATCATTGCTCCAAAACAGTTCGCTATATTAAGCTACGTCCACACGTGGACATACCCCTAGCTTTTGCTTCGACGAGAAGCTTACTAAAAAAGGTGATTTGGGATTTCACAGGAATCATTTTCCAGACCCGGATCAGATTTTCCCAGACTCGAGATAATATTTATTCGGTGATGCGTGGACCAGAGAATACATTCGACACGATCAACCGATTAAAATAGCGGAGCTGCATGCGCCGGACGATTCCTCGAATGCCAATGATCCATCGGTCCCCCTGGACCGCGTATTTCTGTCACGCAGTTGCAACATTGAACGTCACCATATCGGTGCATTCTGCAATCTTTTTTAAAATCCTTCTTTTAACCACCCGAGGCTGATAAAAACGGAAATAGAAAGTAAACGAATGGAACGTTTCCAAAGATTTTCTAGGAATGGTATCTGTGATATAAGTATCCATGATCAATTTCACAAATACTTGTGCAGACAGAGAGaaacaaaagaaatatttttggaaCGTGTGCTTTCTAGCCCGAGAAGTCCTTATGTAAGTAAAAGTGAATCCTTTCTTTGTACATTGTGTTTGCCAAAAATTATCAGAAAACACAAGTAATTATCCTGTGCAAATGTTTACAGGTTTCTATTTACTTACTCTTTCTCTATTCCAGCCCTTTTCCCATACCAAACCCACGTGTGAAGAATGGTGGATACGTATCTGTGAAAGGACGCGCACAGCGTGCCACTCTGTTTGGTGAACGCTAAAACGTTCCTGATCGACGGTACAGCAAACAAGGAGAGTAGACCGCAAAGTTTGGCGATCATCATCGTGAAAACATTATTGTAAAACATCCGCTGGCCGAGGAGGAACTTCTTCTCGTCGAAGAAAGCCGGCAATTCCGGCTGTAGCCACTTGAAGTCCATGAAAGTGTTTGCCCCATCTTTGAGGAGCGTTTGCAGTTTCTCTTCGACAACGTCTAAAAAAAGAATCGGAAATGCGTAAAAATGAAGCACTTGTTGCCAATACCCTCTTTGTTTCTTTATAACAACTACCGGTCTTTAACTGTGACTCTGTTATGTCCGAGGCAAGCTCAacacttttctttttcttttaataacATTGCTGGCATTTTAATTACAGAAGATTTTAATGTAATTCGCAATCTCTTGAAATAGCTACATTGTCGAAGTGCAGC encodes the following:
- the LOC143210861 gene encoding uncharacterized protein LOC143210861 isoform X2, which codes for MSCNESNRNNVVFKRNERSPCNCGWEVKFGYGVAVTLAIFEAKRFFMLILEIFAEWQIIRFAGGLPPVILTLVNVSVGLPTALFTVRSTRARKEPRCCAETRRVLRCLLIAIAICAIMNATTLVSIGYHISLRQDSLIEIFNNSMRLYASAASYKYAIDEIQFIFQCCGHTSYTDWFHLDWQGVDYASREEMAVQSRISDEVYRDRGVPFSCCNLQAMAPCEHTEIQGDDVKTINTNGCTEIIGPILLRIVIVAYVMTSTLVIIQIFLVYLITKMIRRLLCGSCRWYHSPEAFADESTSVSLDSTSEIVRDRLYRVGEFARGLEWIVLTRVATPSHVFSVQLYQRARKR
- the LOC143210861 gene encoding uncharacterized protein LOC143210861 isoform X4 — translated: MSCNESNRNNVVFKRNERSPCNCGWEVKFGYGVAVTLAIFEAKRFFMLILEIFAEWQIIRFAGGLPPVILTLVNVSVGLPTALFTVRSTRARKEPRCCAETRRVLRCLLIAIAICAIMNATTLVSIGYHISLRQDSLIEIFNNSMRLYASAASYKYAIDEIQFIFQCCGHTSYTDWFHLDWQGVDYASREEMAVQSRISDEVYRDRGVPFSCCNLQAMAPCEHTEIQGDDVKTINTNGCTEIIGPILLRIVIVAYVMTSTLVIIQIFLVYLITKAFVRIVSLVSLSGGLRRRIHQRIVGQHK
- the LOC143210861 gene encoding uncharacterized protein LOC143210861 isoform X1 produces the protein MSCNESNRNNVVFKRNERSPCNCGWEVKFGYGVAVTLAIFEAKRFFMLILEIFAEWQIIRFAGGLPPVILTLVNVSVGLPTALFTVRSTRARKEPRCCAETRRVLRCLLIAIAICAIMNATTLVSIGYHISLRQDSLIEIFNNSMRLYASAASYKYAIDEIQFIFQCCGHTSYTDWFHLDWQGVDYASREEMAVQSRISDEVYRDRGVPFSCCNLQAMAPCEHTEIQGDDVKTINTNGCTEIIGPILLRIVIVAYVMTSTLVIIQIFLVYLITKMIRRLLCGSCRWYHSPEAFADESTSVSLDSTSSETEGRNSSTSPSNWERRSPRGTKKPDKSRKRKIKRVSSSSRHARSKNTAREDADTTSTATESSPVNKPSSDRTCVILAAAKIRPSAHEEHTIRKKLISSEEAR
- the LOC143210861 gene encoding uncharacterized protein LOC143210861 isoform X3 produces the protein MSCNESNRNNVVFKRNERSPCNCGWEVKFGYGVAVTLAIFEAKRFFMLILEIFAEWQIIRFAGGLPPVILTLVNVSVGLPTALFTVRSTRARKEPRCCAETRRVLRCLLIAIAICAIMNATTLVSIGYHISLRQDSLIEIFNNSMRLYASAASYKYAIDEIQFIFQCCGHTSYTDWFHLDWQGVDYASREEMAVQSRISDEVYRDRGVPFSCCNLQAMAPCEHTEIQGDDVKTINTNGCTEIIGPILLRIVIVAYVMTSTLVIIQIFLVYLITKAFVRIVSLVSLSGGLRRRIHQRIVGQHKFGNGGTELEHIPVELGASFAARNKET
- the LOC143210862 gene encoding uncharacterized protein LOC143210862 isoform X2 encodes the protein MPRDVVEEKLQTLLKDGANTFMDFKWLQPELPAFFDEKKFLLGQRMFYNNVFTMMIAKLCGLLSLFAVPSIRNVLAFTKQSGTLCASFHRYVSTILHTWVWYGKRAGIEKEFLDSLKIVRKKHCVAFRKSSEAGLGRVSQLDMALAQFGFMGFTVLAGDYLGVNNSSEELEGLIHFWHVVGSMLGMEDKYNLCAGNVEETRALCRRVLDEVFLPSLANKNKAFTEMSRTLIEGLWPLNPYLDSDAFVVFTLTLASSSATNNNHSLKTDTSHLSWYGRFILNLQLMVHKYLLATTRWWSSLFRAYFNGQMRMTMYIIERLPFLAFWTYGIKNSYVNIYKYKVI
- the LOC143210862 gene encoding uncharacterized protein LOC143210862 isoform X1, whose protein sequence is MDNIERVGNYEEDLADVVEEKLQTLLKDGANTFMDFKWLQPELPAFFDEKKFLLGQRMFYNNVFTMMIAKLCGLLSLFAVPSIRNVLAFTKQSGTLCASFHRYVSTILHTWVWYGKRAGIEKEFLDSLKIVRKKHCVAFRKSSEAGLGRVSQLDMALAQFGFMGFTVLAGDYLGVNNSSEELEGLIHFWHVVGSMLGMEDKYNLCAGNVEETRALCRRVLDEVFLPSLANKNKAFTEMSRTLIEGLWPLNPYLDSDAFVVFTLTLASSSATNNNHSLKTDTSHLSWYGRFILNLQLMVHKYLLATTRWWSSLFRAYFNGQMRMTMYIIERLPFLAFWTYGIKNSYVNIYKYKVI